The DNA segment TAGAAGTCGATTTGAGTACGCTGGAGCAAATGGCCGGCGATGATCACGGCCTGATCGAACGCCTGCGTGAGGAAGTGCTGAACAGCTTGCGTCTGGACCGGCAACTTCTGGCGGTGTTGCAGGATGACCGCGACCGCGCCGGGTTGCGCGATCTGGCGCATCACATCAAGGGTGGCGCGCAGATGGTCGGCGCGGCGCGGGTGGTGGCGGCCTGTGTCGACCTGGAACTGGCTTGCGCTGACGGGCAAACGCCGCTGTCCAACACAGCAATCGAGGCGTTGCGCGAGGCCATGGACAGCCTCGCGCAACGCCTGCTGACCTGATAGCGGCGTTTCGGTTTTTGTGGGAGCCAGCCTGCTGGCGATCGCAGCACCGCAGATTCTGTAGGCAGGTCACTGTTCCCCTGATGGAACGCTGAAGCCGGTTTTCGACCTCTAGTCCGATATTGGTCAGGCGGTTAGGATTAATCCAATGCTTTTATCCATATTGGAGACCCCCATGAAGAACCTTATCGGTATCTATACCAGCCCGCGCGGCCATTGGGTCGGCGATGGGTTTCCGGTGCGCACGCTGTTTTCCTACGACAATCTGGGCAAACACATCAGCCCGTTCCTGCTGCTCGATCATGCCGGCCCGGCCGAATTCACGCCGACCACGGAACAACGCGGTGTGGGCCAGCATCCGCATCGCGGTTTCGAGACTGTGACGATTGTTTACGACGGCGAAGTGCAGCACCGCGATTCGACCGGCAGTGGCGGGCTGATCGGCCCCGGCGATGTGCAGTGGATGACGGCTGCGTCGGGGATTCTGCATGAAGAGTTTCACTCGGAAAATTTCGCCAGAACCGGCGGCAAACTGGAGATGGTGCAGTTGTGGGTCAACTTGCCGGCCAGGGACAAGATGGCTGCGCCGGGGTATCAGACCATTCTCGACAGTGACATTCCGCGCATCGCGCTCAAGGACAACGCTGGCAGCCTGCGTTTGATTGCGGGTGAGTTCGAGGGGCATAAAGGCCCGTCACGCACATTTACGCCGATTGATGTGTGGGATTTGCGGCTGAACGCTGGCCGGTTGCTGACGCTTGATTTGCATGAGGGTCGCAATACCGCGTTG comes from the Pseudomonas granadensis genome and includes:
- a CDS encoding pirin family protein, whose protein sequence is MKNLIGIYTSPRGHWVGDGFPVRTLFSYDNLGKHISPFLLLDHAGPAEFTPTTEQRGVGQHPHRGFETVTIVYDGEVQHRDSTGSGGLIGPGDVQWMTAASGILHEEFHSENFARTGGKLEMVQLWVNLPARDKMAAPGYQTILDSDIPRIALKDNAGSLRLIAGEFEGHKGPSRTFTPIDVWDLRLNAGRLLTLDLHEGRNTALVVLKGSVRVNGGESASVGQLVLFERAGRAVSLEAHEDAVVLLLSGEPIDEPIVGHGPFVMNSEAEIHQAFVDFQSGRFGRMQG